In Nocardia sputorum, a single genomic region encodes these proteins:
- the rpe gene encoding ribulose-phosphate 3-epimerase, with amino-acid sequence MIAPSILSADFAHLADEAQAVAGADWLHVDVMDAHFVPNLTLGLPVVESLLKATEIPLDCHLMIEDPGRWAPPYAEAGAHNVTFHAEATDDPIAVARDIRAAGAKAGLSVKPGTPIEPYLEILREFDTLLVMSVEPGFGGQSFIPEVLQKARIVRNLVDSGELRLLVEIDGGINADTIEAAAEAGVDCFVAGSAVYSTADPGATVQKLRSQAASAWAH; translated from the coding sequence ATGATCGCCCCCTCCATTCTGTCCGCCGACTTCGCGCACCTCGCGGACGAAGCCCAGGCCGTCGCAGGCGCCGACTGGCTGCACGTCGATGTGATGGACGCGCACTTCGTGCCGAATCTCACGCTCGGTCTCCCCGTGGTGGAGAGCCTGCTGAAGGCGACCGAGATTCCGCTGGACTGCCACCTGATGATCGAGGATCCGGGCCGCTGGGCGCCGCCGTACGCGGAGGCGGGCGCACACAATGTGACCTTCCACGCGGAGGCGACCGACGATCCGATCGCGGTGGCCCGCGACATCCGCGCCGCGGGCGCCAAGGCGGGGCTCTCGGTGAAGCCCGGCACGCCGATCGAGCCGTACCTGGAGATCCTGCGCGAATTCGACACGCTCCTGGTGATGAGCGTGGAACCGGGGTTCGGCGGGCAGTCGTTCATCCCGGAGGTCCTGCAGAAGGCGCGCATCGTGCGAAACCTGGTCGATTCCGGGGAGCTGCGGCTGCTGGTCGAGATCGACGGCGGCATCAACGCCGACACCATCGAGGCGGCCGCGGAGGCCGGTGTGGACTGCTTCGTCGCCGGTTCCGCGGTCTACAGCACGGCCGACCCCGGGGCCACCGTGCAGAAGTTGCGCAGCCAGGCGGCCTCGGCGTGGGCCCACTGA